A region from the Hyalangium gracile genome encodes:
- a CDS encoding GFA family protein — translation MNYKGSCHCGGIAFEVEGDIKQVISCNCSMCSRRGSLLWFVPRDSLRLKTPEQQLSTYTFNKHVIQHRFCAKCGIHPFGEGTDPSGNRMAAINVRCLEGVDFTAIPVQHFDGRSH, via the coding sequence ATGAACTACAAGGGAAGCTGTCACTGCGGAGGCATCGCCTTCGAGGTGGAAGGGGACATCAAGCAGGTCATCTCGTGCAACTGCTCCATGTGCTCGCGGAGGGGCTCGCTGCTCTGGTTCGTCCCCCGGGACAGCCTGCGCCTGAAGACGCCCGAGCAGCAGCTGAGCACGTACACGTTCAACAAGCATGTCATCCAGCACCGGTTCTGCGCGAAGTGCGGCATCCACCCGTTCGGCGAGGGCACCGATCCGTCCGGCAACCGCATGGCCGCGATCAACGTCCGCTGCCTGGAGGGCGTGGACTTCACGGCCATTCCCGTCCAGCACTTCGACGGTCGGTCCCACTGA
- a CDS encoding serine/threonine-protein kinase → MVAWAGQGVHGAVYRAEPRHCAQGLPVALKVALRPGDPRFAREAELISRVRHPSVPRLWDSGTWQSPAGTLFPWLAMEWVEGVPLYRWGGHPDVSSRECFRVLAQLARALEALHAQGAVHRDFKGDNVLVRSSDGRAMLTDFGLGSFPGAELLTPPGACLGTPLYRSPQAGMFEVNSRGDGSVRFVHQPADDLYALGMAACRLLTGEYPEWVDPAQDEHGRWRVRTVRTPASLRGVEPTVRASILRMLAVRPEQRGTAAEHAEALERASRQPLERTGPRGSARLGWPWLAMTAGLALSVWTGWAVSERLAEKPTPAQVRIEVAGPRDAGTAGLGEAVSSASTAQAPEPSAPAPLAEDSLPEPQPGQLRPDARGRCPRKAQVVLNGACWVPFDAAREQCESLGGNGKLFKGRCYVPVLTPERPSTSQPTNPP, encoded by the coding sequence GTGGTGGCCTGGGCGGGCCAGGGCGTTCATGGCGCCGTGTACCGCGCCGAACCTCGGCACTGCGCGCAGGGCCTGCCCGTGGCGCTCAAGGTGGCGCTGCGGCCCGGAGACCCTCGGTTTGCTCGCGAGGCGGAGCTGATCTCCCGCGTGCGCCACCCCAGTGTTCCTCGGCTGTGGGACTCCGGTACCTGGCAGTCTCCAGCCGGCACGCTCTTCCCGTGGCTGGCCATGGAGTGGGTGGAGGGTGTGCCCCTGTACCGCTGGGGCGGGCACCCGGATGTCTCCTCCCGGGAGTGTTTCCGCGTGCTGGCCCAGCTCGCCCGTGCGCTGGAGGCGCTCCATGCCCAGGGCGCCGTCCACCGGGACTTCAAGGGCGACAACGTGCTGGTGCGCTCCTCCGACGGCCGCGCCATGCTCACGGATTTTGGCCTGGGCTCCTTTCCGGGGGCTGAGCTGCTCACGCCTCCCGGTGCGTGTCTTGGCACTCCGCTCTACCGCTCTCCCCAAGCCGGCATGTTCGAGGTCAACTCCCGCGGAGACGGCTCGGTTCGCTTCGTCCACCAGCCCGCCGATGACCTCTACGCGCTGGGCATGGCGGCGTGCCGGCTGCTCACGGGGGAGTACCCGGAATGGGTGGACCCGGCGCAGGATGAGCATGGGAGGTGGCGGGTGCGTACCGTGCGCACTCCCGCTTCGCTCCGTGGCGTGGAGCCCACGGTGCGTGCCTCGATTCTGCGCATGCTCGCGGTACGCCCCGAGCAGCGCGGCACCGCAGCGGAGCATGCCGAGGCCTTGGAGCGAGCGTCGCGCCAGCCGCTCGAGCGGACCGGGCCCCGAGGGTCCGCGCGTCTGGGGTGGCCTTGGCTCGCGATGACGGCAGGGCTGGCACTGAGCGTGTGGACGGGGTGGGCGGTTTCCGAGCGACTCGCGGAGAAGCCCACCCCCGCGCAGGTGAGAATCGAAGTGGCGGGCCCGCGGGATGCAGGCACGGCGGGGCTGGGTGAAGCTGTGTCCAGCGCCTCCACCGCCCAGGCGCCGGAGCCCTCAGCCCCAGCGCCTCTCGCGGAGGACTCGCTCCCGGAGCCGCAACCGGGGCAACTGCGCCCCGATGCCAGAGGGCGATGCCCTCGCAAGGCCCAGGTTGTGCTCAACGGGGCGTGCTGGGTTCCGTTCGATGCAGCGCGCGAGCAGTGTGAGTCACTCGGCGGCAACGGCAAGCTGTTCAAGGGAAGGTGCTACGTCCCGGTCCTGACCCCGGAGCGTCCCTCGACGTCCCAACCCACCAACCCCCCCTGA
- a CDS encoding restriction endonuclease fold toxin 5 domain-containing protein: MRRWAVLLLFASLSACAPKKVVRLNTGQGEPIVLVPRRDVEPVELNEEEFRQAVMRHAPSVLVTERPLEYARKLFGVPERSGWFWYESRNSRLMASEPDAHPNVRLLPEQAELKRSYLQWCERRWGGGDCLRLLVDKPFLDSDARYALAMAIAHTRVLGAMKEELAQQVNPQAIVATVVGGLTMYALLLALPEPVSKGVAALLTVGAMAYLGWDTVWLLIDGWLVLMEEVDAATTFEAISASGETFGDTMGEKAARAFVMLAMVAMGNSTSSMAATLPKLPGAGQAAVVAETQFGIRFTAPALAQVESAAISAEGITLALAPNAVAMAARDSSGGKAGAQAPPPNSSGPGEWVKANEGMPEQSRRYQAQVTGAPEGYVYRVKLGDKFVKFDGFDKGVLLETKATGYAQWINKKLEFFGNFEGRDQMLEQARRQFKAANGTPIRWIVAEEKLAGALRVLFKEAGLKIEVTHVPPAP; this comes from the coding sequence ATGAGGCGCTGGGCGGTTCTTCTGCTGTTCGCATCCCTCTCGGCGTGCGCCCCCAAGAAAGTCGTCCGCCTGAACACAGGCCAGGGTGAGCCCATCGTCCTCGTCCCGCGCCGCGACGTGGAGCCAGTGGAACTGAACGAAGAGGAGTTCCGACAAGCCGTCATGAGGCACGCTCCGTCCGTGCTGGTCACGGAGCGTCCCCTGGAGTACGCAAGGAAGCTGTTCGGCGTGCCCGAGCGAAGCGGCTGGTTCTGGTACGAGAGCAGAAACAGTCGGCTCATGGCTTCGGAGCCAGACGCCCACCCGAACGTGAGGTTGTTGCCCGAGCAAGCAGAGTTGAAGCGCTCCTACCTGCAATGGTGCGAGCGGAGATGGGGTGGCGGAGACTGTCTGCGGCTGCTGGTGGACAAGCCCTTCCTGGACAGCGACGCCAGATACGCGCTGGCCATGGCCATTGCCCACACGCGGGTGCTCGGCGCCATGAAGGAGGAGCTGGCGCAGCAGGTGAACCCTCAAGCCATCGTGGCCACAGTCGTCGGCGGCCTGACCATGTATGCGCTCCTGCTCGCGCTGCCCGAGCCGGTGAGCAAGGGTGTAGCCGCGCTGCTGACGGTGGGCGCCATGGCCTACTTGGGCTGGGACACGGTGTGGCTCCTCATCGATGGGTGGTTGGTTCTGATGGAGGAAGTGGATGCCGCCACCACCTTCGAGGCCATCTCCGCGTCCGGAGAGACGTTCGGGGACACGATGGGAGAGAAGGCGGCGCGAGCCTTCGTCATGTTGGCGATGGTGGCAATGGGGAACTCCACCTCGAGCATGGCGGCGACGCTGCCCAAGCTGCCGGGAGCTGGTCAGGCGGCGGTGGTGGCCGAGACGCAGTTCGGCATCCGTTTCACGGCTCCAGCGCTGGCTCAGGTGGAATCGGCTGCTATCAGCGCCGAGGGGATCACCCTCGCGCTGGCTCCCAACGCAGTCGCCATGGCGGCACGTGATAGCTCAGGCGGCAAGGCTGGCGCGCAGGCTCCACCGCCCAACTCCAGTGGCCCGGGGGAATGGGTCAAGGCGAACGAAGGCATGCCCGAGCAGTCGCGCCGCTATCAGGCGCAGGTGACGGGCGCACCTGAAGGCTACGTCTACCGCGTCAAGCTGGGCGACAAGTTCGTGAAGTTCGACGGCTTCGATAAAGGAGTTCTCCTCGAGACCAAGGCCACAGGCTACGCGCAGTGGATCAACAAGAAGCTGGAGTTCTTCGGGAACTTCGAGGGGCGTGACCAGATGCTCGAGCAGGCGAGACGTCAGTTCAAGGCCGCCAACGGGACCCCCATCCGGTGGATCGTCGCCGAGGAGAAACTCGCGGGCGCACTCCGAGTGCTGTTCAAGGAAGCGGGCCTCAAGATCGAGGTCACTCACGTTCCCCCCGCTCCGTGA
- a CDS encoding immunity 52 family protein has product MTDTYYAASYWLARAESVEACARRAEHFFHLLGRCDPAWARWYEKANSFEAARKLQFGTDATSFRKLFAREENHFDDDFSFHLWTGDSLEETSLVDGACGSSSLQLPSRCVLRPYDEGPIGDRVLTAPVMTAVSRAMALAWDPEWGVATSREHRDSVTADADPGTFVGWVMYFSRLRGTVPALPAPVRVEPVEDKGSLVILTPERFTVSNPEHVALAARVHDLLDRAKLLRPLRPWPAG; this is encoded by the coding sequence ATGACAGATACCTACTACGCTGCCTCCTATTGGCTCGCCCGCGCGGAATCCGTCGAGGCTTGCGCCCGACGCGCGGAGCATTTCTTCCACCTCCTGGGCCGCTGCGACCCGGCATGGGCCCGCTGGTATGAGAAAGCAAACTCCTTCGAGGCGGCGCGCAAACTCCAGTTCGGCACGGATGCGACGAGCTTTCGGAAGCTGTTCGCGCGCGAGGAGAACCACTTCGATGACGACTTCTCGTTTCACTTGTGGACGGGTGACAGCCTGGAGGAAACGTCCCTGGTCGACGGAGCGTGTGGTTCGTCCTCTCTTCAGCTCCCGTCTCGCTGCGTGCTCCGGCCCTATGATGAGGGGCCCATTGGGGATCGGGTGCTGACGGCTCCCGTCATGACAGCGGTGTCGCGCGCCATGGCCCTGGCATGGGATCCGGAGTGGGGAGTGGCTACCTCTCGCGAGCACCGCGACAGCGTCACAGCGGACGCTGATCCCGGCACATTCGTCGGCTGGGTGATGTACTTCTCGCGGCTGCGCGGCACGGTGCCAGCCCTGCCTGCTCCCGTGCGTGTCGAGCCCGTGGAAGACAAGGGCTCCCTCGTCATCCTCACTCCCGAGCGATTCACTGTCTCCAACCCGGAGCACGTAGCGCTTGCCGCCCGCGTCCACGACCTGCTGGACCGGGCCAAGCTACTACGGCCTTTGCGGCCCTGGCCGGCAGGCTGA
- a CDS encoding vWA domain-containing protein, whose protein sequence is MKLMAWAVERDNEQGREVSLLVTLEADADAPRAPVAINLLIDRSASMRGAPLVAAVEAAQALVAQAGPRDYIGLLAFDGMPEQILPVRAMEPDAKAELAERLSALETGSGTALHEAVDLGAASLRRVLIPGARPKLLLLTDGEPSVGLASVLDFRQLGSKVAESGLTLHALGLGRHYMPDILEALTSPSGTGFSHADDAEALPTTVAGIVTELFGEVASEARIHVLPSGFNELRCRHRYPARVEGDAMSVLLGAISQACLRRALFTGRLASADWNLTVSASFLERGDTRRPTVPVTRVLPDSPQGKLVRAVTVELDLVAAEGAAWKALSRRDVEAAGRSLNEAEAALHELVRLAVDEVPARRHLERLADLRLAVERRVAELPALMLRRAKAEGARTSVSQVIRMPVNPKKKVEH, encoded by the coding sequence ATGAAGCTGATGGCCTGGGCGGTGGAGCGCGACAACGAGCAGGGGAGGGAAGTCTCCCTGCTCGTCACCCTGGAGGCCGATGCGGATGCCCCGCGCGCTCCCGTCGCCATCAATCTCCTCATCGATCGCAGCGCCTCCATGCGCGGCGCGCCCCTCGTCGCCGCCGTCGAGGCCGCTCAGGCCCTCGTCGCCCAGGCCGGTCCTCGCGACTACATCGGCCTGCTCGCCTTCGATGGCATGCCCGAGCAGATCCTCCCCGTGCGCGCCATGGAGCCCGATGCCAAGGCCGAGCTCGCCGAGCGCCTCTCCGCCCTCGAGACCGGCTCCGGCACCGCGCTTCATGAAGCCGTGGACCTCGGCGCCGCCTCGCTGCGTCGCGTGCTCATCCCCGGCGCCCGCCCCAAGCTGTTGCTGCTCACCGATGGCGAGCCCTCCGTCGGCCTGGCCTCCGTCCTGGACTTCCGCCAGCTCGGCTCCAAGGTCGCCGAGTCCGGGCTGACGCTCCATGCGCTCGGCCTCGGTCGGCACTACATGCCGGACATCCTCGAGGCCCTCACCAGCCCCTCCGGCACCGGCTTCTCCCACGCCGATGACGCCGAGGCCCTGCCCACCACCGTGGCCGGCATCGTCACCGAGCTGTTCGGCGAGGTGGCCTCCGAGGCCCGCATTCACGTGCTGCCCTCCGGCTTCAACGAGCTGCGCTGCCGCCACCGCTACCCCGCTCGCGTCGAGGGCGACGCCATGAGCGTGCTGCTCGGCGCCATCTCCCAGGCCTGTCTGCGCCGCGCCCTCTTCACCGGGCGCCTGGCCTCCGCCGACTGGAACCTCACCGTCTCCGCCTCCTTCCTCGAGCGCGGCGACACGCGCCGTCCCACCGTGCCCGTCACGCGCGTGCTCCCCGACAGCCCCCAGGGCAAGCTGGTGCGCGCGGTCACCGTGGAGCTGGATCTCGTCGCCGCCGAAGGCGCCGCCTGGAAGGCCCTCTCCCGCCGCGATGTCGAGGCCGCCGGCCGCTCGCTCAACGAGGCCGAGGCCGCGCTGCACGAGCTGGTCCGCCTGGCCGTGGACGAGGTGCCCGCGCGCCGTCACCTGGAGCGCCTCGCGGACCTGCGCCTGGCCGTGGAGCGCCGCGTGGCCGAGCTGCCCGCCCTCATGCTCCGCCGCGCGAAGGCCGAGGGGGCGCGCACCTCCGTCAGTCAGGTCATCCGCATGCCCGTGAATCCCAAGAAGAAGGTGGAGCACTGA